The DNA region GATCATTCATCTGCCGGGgactgtgtgctgtgttgttgcCCCTGCTCTATATGTGACTGTGTTGTCCTGCCCTGGTCAGACCATGCTGCGATACCATTCAGACCTGCTGAGGTACCTGGGAACGCTGCTGTTCCTCCCGGCCTTTCTGAGTGGGGTTGCTGAGCAGAAGCAggtgctggaggtggagctcTTCTCAGACTACACCGACGACCCTGTGAGTCCTGCACTGCTTCGtgaatgtgttagcatgtgtgagtgtgcttgaATAGAAAGCTTTTGTTGAAGTCTACCTATGgctttctttccctccatgGACAGTACTCCCCCTCGACCACTGCTGTCATTGAGATCTTGTCCAACAGGGTGCAGATCTACTCATCTCACCTCTACATTCATGCTCATTTCACTGGCATAAGGTAAGAGTCGGTGGCATGGTGCACATGCCTACAACATGAAACTTTAATAATAACAGACAAGAAAAGTAAAACCTTAAGCACAAAGTGAGGTTTGTATGTCTCCAGCCACACATGGAGCCCACAGCAGAGTAAATACAACACGTTaagatgttttctctgtggGCCGCTGAAGGAAATTATTAACAAGCACCTACTGGTGTAAAAGCAGGAGTCAAAATTAGAAAAATGGGACAATAAAGTAGCCTTTTCTAACAACTCATCACATCAGAATTACTGTAaagactgtttttttctctctttgtcagaTACTTGTTGTTCAACTTCCCTCTCCTATCTGCCCTTGTGGGGGTGTCCAGCAACTTCAtcttcctcagcctcctcttcgtcctcagCTCCATGCGGCTGCTGTTGAGAGTGGAATGGGGTCCAGAGCAGGTGAGACGAGAGGCCCATTACTGCACACAGTACTGAATCCGTCTTTAGCTGCAGGGCTGCACAGAGTGAGTTACTACCAGATTCCTCCGAGGTGTTGTATAGCTCTGACTCAACAAGCTCCGTGGGcttgttttccttgtttacaGCACACAACAGATGGACTGCTGTCAGATAGGGAGAATAACATATACAACAACcagcaagaggaggaaaaagatgaTGCTGCAGGTACGAAAACACAGGCAGGCAGAATTTCAATGTTATTCAAGTTATTTGCATCAGCCACTTGGTACTGACTACAAGGGTAAATTCCCTGAcaggtgctgcagagctgctgggtCCCCTCCAGATAACCCCAACAAATCTAAGCCAGGAGCAGCCCCACTTGCACATTGGCGATGGCATAGAGGTGCATAACAGACAGATACAAGGTCagagtgaaataaatgaaacagaggCAGCCTGAGGCCATTAacaaaggagagggagacagagtaGAGCAAGATGTGGGGATGAAGATTGAAGAGAGATACtatgtggctgaaaatgaaccCCACACACCACTGACAAATAGACTCGTTGATGACCTGAGTTGCCCTGTTTGAGCTATCTCACATGGGTGTTTCAGCTTTAATGTTAGAACCCAGTGATTTATGGGATTAACTCATCCCAAACTTTACCATTTCATACAAATCTctcattgtcatttttattacTTTCATTCCTTGAATACACAGGACATTATGAAATAAATCACCATATGAATTAACACAATCAAAATATGTAATGGAGCTGtggaataatgaaataatcatCACCATGAATTGTTATTTCAACCTGTTTCTTTTCacaatgtttcatttcattccagAAATACATTCCTTTAATTCTGCTTGTATTTCATAtccattttttatttcacatctGCCTTTAATCtgagttttaaaaatgtacttaatcatttcacattttcatggtTAGATCATATATTGGAACTGTAATTATTTGCATTAATATATATTTCAGAATAACCTATTTATTTATGTGCCACCTGTTTTCCCGTTTTCCTGTTTCAGCTATGAAATGTTAAGATTTTGGAGTAGTCACATTAAAATGCTAACCCGTTTGCTACTGGAGCAAAATGTAGAATTCTGATTAAAGTGCACAAGGAAACCTGTCCATCTCTTTTAACTACACAAAAATATCTTATTGATTGAGTTTTAAACCACTATGTGTATTACTTGGCTGAAGAACACACTCCGTTTAAATGTCGCAATAAAAGCTATTAAAAATTGTTTATCAGTCTATTTGTTTAATCTTTTGTGTAGTCACAAAACACCACCCTAAAACACTTCACCAACAAAGCACACGCTCATATTTGGTGGGAGGACACCTTACTCTATTTCCAGCCTGCTGTCTAACACGCTCACACCTGTCATTCCTGGATGTCCCCGTGGCCTGTGGCTCTGAAGCTTCGGAAACTTAATAACGTCACTGCATGCAAAATATTGCAGCGGCAGGGAGAATGAGACAGGGGTGTAGCTCGGTGAAAGGCGCAGAGCTTTCTATCACACAGACCTAAAGGGGAAGACACAGGTAAGGCAAGGTAAGCTGGACGCATACAATCATTTGTAGTTTTAATACTTCTGAAAGCTTAGAAATATTGCTGAGGCCATGTTAGAGTTTAGACTTGTAAATGCATTTCCTTAAACATATTCATAACGGTGCATCTCTTGTTAACATTTCCTTGTTTTGTATAAGCACATGCGGGCCCATGGAGCAGAGTCACCGTCTACTCTCCACACTGGACTCAGACATGGATATGAGAGATGATAACCACATGGAGGGAATGATGATGGAGACAGAGAACATGCAAGCTCcagaaaatgacttttctgACAGACTGTCAGATGAGCCGCACCGACAGCTGACAATCAGTGACGggccttccagcagcagcagcaggagggtcAGAGGGAGATCCAGACCCAGACTCCAGTCGACAAAAAGTTTCCCCCCTTACAGTCAGTGTATAGGAGGACTCGGAGATGATAAAGAGGGGGACTGTGTGCTCAATTCAGCGTTGAGCATCGCTCCCCATTCCTCTCTCAGACAGGATGACATGATGAGGGATGACAGGAGTGAGTTGGCTCtaggcagagacagaaaagggggCTTTGAGCTGAACGCGAGATGTTCAAGGGATGAAGTGAAGGCCaaatggaggatgaggaggaggggaaggttAGGGGGGAGCAATGAAGTTGATCCAGATGGATGGGAGAGCACAAGGTGGAGCGGGAAAAGAAGGGTAGAagagagtggaagagagagggagcatgATGACAAGGATGGGGAAGGGGGCACAAACAGCGAGTGGAAACACTGCAAAGGCAGAAACTCGAGTTTGGAGatagagaaaaaagaaaaagaagatgaggagaggaagagatcTCCTATGTCAGCTGTAGAGGGAGAGAACGAGGGGAGCGGGGAGACCCCAGAGGAAGAAATGGCTGAGGAGCTTCCGGAAATGAGAGAGGGTCCCGGAATGCAACTGTGGTCCACCCCACATCCAATCCTCTCCAAGCTTTtgcactcctcttcctccacctcctcctgctcctccatcaACCTCTCCTCAGCAGAGAGCGATGAGGTCTTCAGCGAAGGAGAGGATGCAAGTTCAAAGAGGAGGACGTTCAGGAAGGTGAGAAGTGTAAAGGATGCAGTTTAAAGCTccattttgattttcatttgcCATCCCAGCATATGCACTACgtcacacctgtgcaggtggcTGCTCTGGTTTTCCATAGAAGAGGCTTAAAACTATATTTCTCAACTGTTCTTTGCACCTGTGGTCCCGGTGATTTGCATGGGCTTGAAAGAGGACTGTGACGAGGTCAGATTTGAATGGCGTTTGCAtgcctggctgctgctgctgctacagatATGAGGCCAGAGGGCCGACTCGGGAGGCAGTCTGCATTTTGCATTGTCAGACACTGAAGAGTACTCAATAAGGACTGAATGAAACAATGCTGCAAACAGAGGAATCAGCATCTTCAAAACATCCCATCTTTGTGACCAAAACAGTAACAATTAGGACACAAACATCTACAAATATCATATCATAGAGACATTTCTCAAACTACAAGCTCACTTTGTAACAGAGTCTCTACTG from Chaetodon trifascialis isolate fChaTrf1 chromosome 5, fChaTrf1.hap1, whole genome shotgun sequence includes:
- the LOC139331425 gene encoding seipin-like; this encodes MDQESYLRPGDDAESSILIGRALLRLQHGVIKAMLHIRQRIIQSLVVLSVVFLLLWIATFLYGSFYYSYMPKAAFSTDVHYYYRTDCDSPTSFLCSYPMANVSLMRNKKHVLTFGQAYKITLQLEMPDSLVNQELGMFMIKVACFSQDGGPVASSARTARQLLSASSSRFTMLRYHSDLLRYLGTLLFLPAFLSGVAEQKQVLEVELFSDYTDDPYSPSTTAVIEILSNRVQIYSSHLYIHAHFTGIRYLLFNFPLLSALVGVSSNFIFLSLLFVLSSMRLLLRVEWGPEQHTTDGLLSDRENNIYNNQQEEEKDDAAGAAELLGPLQITPTNLSQEQPHLHIGDGIEVHNRQIQGQSEINETEAA